In the Juglans microcarpa x Juglans regia isolate MS1-56 chromosome 6D, Jm3101_v1.0, whole genome shotgun sequence genome, one interval contains:
- the LOC121268793 gene encoding mitochondrial import inner membrane translocase subunit TIM44-2-like, whose protein sequence is MAYWERIRQSKLNLSYQWRRYYFQNPYASSPSFTASHAKSSLSSTASHGKSCLSRKPCWAIQNSNGPSDFCNNMRLFGGPAQASSSSLRLLPANRTLDNRRFSVFNKFSEKMKGEATRNPEFQQSLKDLKEKAEELKGVKEELKNRTKQTTEQLYKHVDGVWNEAESTAKKVSANMKEKISAATEEVKGTFGVGKEESSEFSGTSAKHGADMKDGNGASSGEENYKQAAASGTAETLFGKFKSSLPSQKVSLAYQKLKEAKVTDLAKKGYDIVKDELSGTTNKKKHLQHTPSTSTGERSTKTDIVVVPVKQSPWNKKWEAFKEKLQGHPAFRRISGFSEPVVTKSHEIAEDMRERWETSDNPIVHKIQDLNESIFQETDAAISVKEIRQRDPSFSLPEFVTEVQEAIRPVLHAYMKADVETLKKYCGPEVIERCKAEHKAYQSNGIFFDNKILHISDVEVRETKMMGTSPIIILMFQTQQVYCVRDRNGSITEGGQDTIHTVYYAWAMQLVDAEELGDGALYPIWRLREIQQFGVQALI, encoded by the exons ATGGCATATTGGGAACGAATTCGCCAATCGAAGCTGAACCTGTCGTATCAATGGAGGAGATACTATTTCCAAAACCCTTATGCCTCTTCGCCCAGTTTCACTGCTTCACATGCAAAATCGAGTCTCTCTTCCACAGCTTCACATGGAAAATCATGTCTTTCGCGGAAGCCCTGTTGGGCTATCCAAAACAGTAACGGACCCTCTGATTTTTGCAATAACATGAGGCTCTTCGGTGGTCCAGCTCAG GCTTCAAGTTCGAGTTTGAGATTGCTTCCGGCGAATAGGACTTTGGATAATCGTCGTTTTAGTGTTTTCAATAAGTTCTCAGAAAAAATGAAAGGCGAAGCTACCAg AAATCCAGAATTTCAACAGTCACTtaaggatctgaaggagaaagCAGAAGAGCTGAAAGGGGTCAAAGAAGAACTGAAAAATAG AACGAAGCAGACAACTGAGCAACTCTACAAGCATGTGGATGGTGTATGGAATGAGGCTGAATCTACAGCTAAaaag GTTTCTGCCAACATGAAAGAGAAGATTTCAGCTGCAACAGAGGAG GTCAAAGGAACGTTTGGAGTTGGGAAGGAAGAGTCTTCTGAATTTAGTGGTACTTCAGCTAAACATGGTGCTGATATGAAAGATGGAAACGGGGCCTCATCTGGGGAAGAGAATTACAAGCAGGCTGCAGCTAGTGGAACTGCAGAAACTTTGTTCGGCAAATTTAAGTCCAGTCTTCCCTCACAGAAGGTTTCTTTGGCCTACCAAAAATTGAAGGAAGCAAAGGTCACTGATTTAGCAAAGAAGGGATATGATATTGTAAAAGATGAATTAAGTGGTACGACAAATAAGAAAAAGCACCTGCAACATACTCCTTCCACATCAACAGGTGAAAGAAGTACAAAAACTGACATCGTTGTTGTACCCGTAAAGCAGTCTCCTTGGAATAAAAAGTGGGAGGCATTCAAAGAGAAG CTTCAAGGTCACCCTGCATTCAGGCGTATTAGTGGGTTCAGTGAACCTGTTGTCACAAAGAGTCATGAG ATTGCAGAAGACATGAGGGAAAGATGGGAGACAAGTGATAACCCTATTGTTCATAAAATTCAGGA TCTCAATGAAAGTATCTTTCAAGAAACAGATGCTGCAATATCAGTCAAGGAAATACGTCAACGAGATCC ATCTTTCTCTTTACCGGAGTTTGTGACAGAAGTTCAGGAAGCAATCAGGCCTGTACTTCATGCTTACATGAAG GCAGATGTTGAAACTCTGAAGAAGTATTGTGGCCCTGAAGTGATTGAACGGTGTAAAGCTGAGCATAAGGCTTATCAAAGCAATGGCATCTTTTTTGATAACAAG ATTCTCCATATTTCGGATGTTGAAGTTAGAGAGACAAAAATGATGGGAACTTCTCCCATTATAATCTTAATG TTCCAAACACAGCAGGTCTATTGTGTACGTGACAGAAATGGTTCAATAACAGAAGGGGGCCAg GATACAATCCACACTGTATACTATGCATGGGCAATGCAACTAGTGGATGCGGAAGAACTCGGAGATGGTGCGCTCTACCCTATATGGAGGTTGAGAGAAATCCAACAATTTGGAGTCCAGGCCCTCATCTAg
- the LOC121235528 gene encoding DNA ligase 1-like: MTEQDKFDKVKIMYASLEKCSFQFEHCWHLLQDQPKWIWCSTNPDPKRRKMMSPSPTPTRCSDATVDSIFDLEANNVVDNKVVELNRPMGRKAEKGKRKAQALSAQEIVGLNKLKYTLLEESRAQEKEYFHLKAEKMKYKKEKELNFIRLEDERLRLEAEKMKNEKEKELNKIRQEDERLKLEAEKVDLAKKEADQCIMMMDVSATPRLQRLYFEQLQRDIMSRRNDTGHLD, translated from the exons atgaccgagcaagacaag TTTGACAAGGTGAAGATTATGTACGCATCGCTAGAGAAATGCTCCTTCCAGTTCGAGCATTGTTGGCACCTGTTACAGGACCAACCTAAATGGATTTGGTGTTCCACAAATCCAGATCCAAAGCGAAGGAAGATGATGTCCCCGTCCCCGACCCCGACTCGATGTTCGGACGCTACGGTGGATTCAATTTTTGATCTAGAGGCGAATAATGTGGTAGATAATAAAGTGGTCGAATTGAACCGACCAATGGGAAGGAAAGCTGAGAAAGGAAAACGAAAGGCCCAAGCCTTGTCAGCACAGGAGATTGTTGGGCTCAACAAGCTGAAGTATACGCTTTTGGAGGAGTCACGTGCTCAAGAGAAAGAGTATTTTCATCTCAAGGCCGAAAAGATGAagtataaaaaggaaaaagagctaAATTTCATCCGCCTCGAGGATGAAAGACTGAGGTTGGAGGCCgagaagatgaaaaatgagaaggaaaaagaattaaataaaatccgTCAAGAGGACGAAAGACTGAAGTTGGAGGCGGAGAAAGTAGATCTCGCCAAGAAGGAAGCGGATCAATGCATTATGATGATGGACGTGAGTGCAACGCCAAGACTGCAACGGTTATATTTTGAGCAACTGCAGAGGGACATCATGTCGAGACGCAATGATACAGGACATttggattga